TCGAGCACACCGAGGTCACCGTGCTCACCGCGGACAAGCTCGGCGAGCTGCGCGACGGCTACCGGTGGCTGCGGATCGCCGGGATCTGGCTGCCGGTGCTGACGCTGGTCCTCGCGGGTCTCGCCGTACTGCTGGCGGTCGCGGGACGCCGTCGGCGCGCTGTGACGGGGCTCGGGCTCGCCACCGCGCTCGGCGCCGTACTGCTGCTCGTCGGTGTCGCCGTCGCCCGGCCCCTCGCCCTGGACGACCTGCCGGCGGACGTGAACCGGGCGGCTGCAGGCGCGGTGTACGACGCGCTGACCGGGTTCCTGCGGACGGCGGGCTGGGTGGCGCTCGGCCTCGGGCTCGCGGTGCTGCTCGCGGCCTGGCTCACCGGGCGGCTGCGGAAGAACAGTTCCCCGCCTGCCGCATCGGTCCGTCCACCGGACCGCGCCCACCTGACGGCCTAACAAATTCATTCATGTTTGCACCATTACGCGCAGCATGGGAGGAGCAGTACTCGTCACAACCGAGGAGGGTCCACCATGAGCCAACAGGCAGCGCAGCCACCCCGCAGTTCAGGTTCCGCATGGGCTGCGGGCGGCACGATGTTCGCCGGTGTCCTGATGGTGATCGAAGGCATCATGGGCTTCCTCCAGGGCCTGGTCGCCATCCACAACGACGACATCTACACCCGGGTCGGCGACTACATCTACTCGTTCAACCTCACTTCCTGGGGCTGGGTCCACCTGATCGTCGGGGTCCTCGTCGCCGGCACCGGCTTCGGCATCCTGCTCGGCCAGGAGTGGGCGCGTTTCGTGGGCATCGGGCTGGCCTCGCTCAACATCGTGCTGCAGTTCATGTTCCTGCCGTACCAGCCGATCTGGGCCCTGACCACCATCGCGCTCGGCGTCTTCATCGTCTGGGCGCTCGCCACCGACCAGCCGGTGAAGCCGGCGCAGGGCGGGCCGAAGA
The sequence above is drawn from the Streptomyces sp. NBC_01465 genome and encodes:
- a CDS encoding DUF7144 family membrane protein yields the protein MSQQAAQPPRSSGSAWAAGGTMFAGVLMVIEGIMGFLQGLVAIHNDDIYTRVGDYIYSFNLTSWGWVHLIVGVLVAGTGFGILLGQEWARFVGIGLASLNIVLQFMFLPYQPIWALTTIALGVFIVWALATDQPVKPAQGGPKTPPTPPPASADQPLWSDPTKPGA